In the genome of Segnochrobactrum spirostomi, the window AAAGCCGGTCGGCGCACCGTAATCGAAGACGTAGAGGCCGTAGCGTTCGAGGCCGAGGCGCTCGACGAAGCGGCCGACGACCCGGGCGAGCGCGTCGAAGGTGTAGGCGAACTGCGCCCGGTCGGGCAGCGCCGAGCGGCCGAAGCCGGGCAAGTCCGGCGCGATCAAATGGAAATGATCCGCGAGCCGCGGGATGAGGTCGCGGAACATGTGGCTCGACGTCGGGAAACCATGGAGCAGCAGCAGGGCCGGCTTCAACGGGTCGCCCGCCTCCCGGAAGAAGACCTCGAAGCCGTCGATGTCGATGGTGCGATAGTGGACCTGTGGCATGGCAATGGCTCTCCTTCGCCCGCCACGGTGCGTGGTCGGGCGGCTTGTTTCGGCTGAAGGCGTGGTGCGGTGCTCGGCCGGGCGCCCGTCGAAGGCCACCCGGCGCGCGATCATAAGCCGGCTTAGAGACCGAGATCGCCGAGGCCCGGATGGTCGTCCGGGCGGCGGCCGAGCGGCCAACGATAGAGCCGGTCGGCATCCCGGATCGGCAGGTCGTTGATGCTCGCGAGGCGGCGGCGCATCAGGCCGTTCTCGTCGAACTCCCAGTTCTCGTTGCCGTAGGAGCGGAACCAGTGGCCGCTGTCGTCGTGCCATTCATAGGCGAAGCGGACGGCGATGCGGTTGTCGCGGAACGCCCAGAGCTCCTTGATGAGGCGGTAGTCGAGCTCGCGCGCCCACTTGCGGGCGAGGAAGGCGACCACGGCCTCGCGACCCTCGACGAACTCGGCGCGGTTTCGCCACCGGGTATCCGTCGTGTAGGCGAGGGCGACCCGCGCCGGGTCGCGGCTGTTCCAGCCGTCCTCGGCGAGGCGGACCTTCTGGGTCGCGCTCTCCAAAGTGAAGGGCGGCAGCGGCGGGCGTTGGTCGGTCATCGGGCGGTCCTCGGGTTCGGAGCGACGGGTCACTTCGGATCGTTTGTTTGCGCCGCAAGGCGCGCGGTCAGCGCGGCGTTCTCCGCTTCGAGCGCGGCGACGCGGGCACGCAGGCCTTCGGCGAGGCCGGGGTCGTCCCCCACCCCGATCACGCTGCCGTCGCGGCGGCGGATCGCGGCGGCGACCTCCTCGGTCGTGAAGCGGGGCGTGATGTGCTGGGAGCAGTTCCAGTCGAACGCCGCGAGCGTGAGGCGAAAGATGCGCTCGGCCCGTCCGCGATAGGTCGGGGTCGCGACCAGCGCCGCGAGCGCGGGGTCGGCTTCGAGGGGGACGATCTCGGCGTGGACATAGATCTTGAGCCGCGCCCGGTGCGGGTAATCCATCAGGAACAGGCACGCGCGGTCGCCGGCCATGATGTTGCCGGTGCTGATATATTGCCGGTTGCCGCGGAAATCCGCGAAGGCGAGGGTGCGGTCGTCGACCACCTTGAGGAAGCCGCGCGGACCGCCGCGATGCTGGACATAGGGCCAGCCGGTCTCGGAGACGGTCGCCATGTAGAAGCTGTCGCGGGCGGCGATGAAGGCGGCCTCGTCCGGGCCGAACCGGTCGAAGTCGCGGTCCGGCCCGCCGTCCCAGAGATGGTCGCTGCCCATCGCCGCCTGGGCGGCGCGGACGCTCGGCGTCGTCGCGATGTCGAGAAAGCCGTAGGACATGGCGGGTCTCCGGTGGGGAGCGCCTCCAACCGCCGCCGGGGGCATCCCCTCCGCCCCGGCCGCCCGAGCCGCGACCGGCTCGATGCGGAGACTATGCCCGCTTTCGCCGATCGGGATAATCGGGCATCCTCGGAAAGCACACTCTCGAATTCCGGAAGGATCGATGGATCGCCTCGAAGCCATGAAGCTCCTCGTCGCCGTCACGGAGAAGGGCAGCTTCACCGCGGCGAGCCGCGATCTCCAGGTGCCGCTCGCGACGCTGAGCCGGAAGGTCGCCGACCTCGAAGCCGCCCTCGGCGCCCGCCTTCTCGTGCGCACCACCCGCACGCTGTCGCTGACCGAGGCGGGAACGGCCTACGTCGCCGCGGCGCGGCGCATTCTGGAGCAGGTCGAGGAGGCCGAACGGACGGCGGCGGGTGAATTCACCGCACCGCGCGGCGAGCTCGTGCTGACCGCGCCGGTGCTGTTCGGCCGGCTCCACGTGCTCCCGATCGTCGCCGATTTCCTCGCCGCCTTCGCCGAGATCGACGTCCGCCTGGTGCTCGCCGACCGCAATCTCCGCCTCGTCGACGACCACGTCGACATGGGCGTGCGGATCGGGCCGCTCGCGGACAGCACGATGGTCGCGACCCGGATCGGCACGATGCGCACGGTGACCTGCGCCAGCCCCGCCTTCCTCGCCGCTCGGGGACGTCCCGGGCAGCCGGCCGACCTCACGGCGATGCCGTGCGTCGCCTTCGACGGCCCGATGGCGACGCCCGCCTGGCGCTACCGGATGCCGGACGGCAACCTCGCCGAGATCCCGGTGCGCCCGCGGCTCTCGGTGACGACGGCGGAGGCGGCGGCCGAGGCGGCCGTGCGCGGCGTCGGCATCACGCGGCTCCTGCATTATCAGGTCGCCGGCGCGGTGGCGGCGGGCGCCCTCATCCTGCTCCTCGAGCCCTTCGAGCCGGAGCCCTTGCCGGTCCATCTCGTCCACGCCGCGCACGGGCAGATGCCGCTCAAGATGCGCAGCTTCCTCGATTTCGCCGTGCCCCGCCTGCGCCGCGCCCTGACGCGGCTCGCCCGCGGCAGCGGCGAGCGGGACCCCGCCCTGACGGACGACATCGGAAAGGCTTGATGGGACAGAGTGGTGGTGCGGGCGGTCGGACTCGAACCGACATATTCTTTCGAACGGCGGATTTTGAGTCCGCTGCGTCTACCAATTCCGCCACGCCCGCATGGTCGCGCCGAGGGCTCAAATCACAGCCCCGGAGGCGGTCTCCTGACAGGGCACAGGTGGTAGACCAGACATTTCTGGAAGTCCACCGAAACAAGGAGGGACGATCCCGACTACGCCTCTCGGCGGGCACGCACCCTCCCCTGCTAGGGGGAGGGTGAGGCGTCGTGGGGAGAGGTCGAGTGGGCAAGGCCGAAGGGTGAGCCGGCACCAGAGAGGTCGCGAAGGCAAGCCGCGATGCGGAGCCGATCCGCTTGCGACCCCGAAACGCCCCCCTGGCACGCATCCCGTCATTCGGCCGGTGGCCAGGATGCGGCGGCTCAGGCGGGCGAGCCGCCCTCGCCGCCCCCCGATTACGCGCCGTCCGCGCTGCTGTGCGCTTGACAGCGGGCGAGGCGTTCCTTTCAAGCTGCCCGCACATTGGGCTCCACCGGGAGAGTGACGTGACGCGATGGAAGGGAGCGGGGCGATGAACGCCGCCCCGCTTGTGCCGGGAGAAACCGCCCGCGCGATCGGGCGCTGGCTGAACAGCCGCTCCCTCGTCCTCGTCGGCATGCCGGGCGCCGGCAAGACCACGATCGGCCGCCGGCTCGCCCAGGCGCTCGGCCTCTCCTTCGTCGACGCCGATCAGGAGATCGAGCGCGCCGCGGCGATGCCGATTCCGGAGATCTTCGCCATCCACGGCGAGCCCGCCTTCCGTGACGGCGAAAAGCGGGTGATCGCCCGCCTCCTCGACGAGGGGCCGAGCGTTCTCGCGACCGGCGGCGGCGCCTTCATGGCCGAGGAGACTCGCGCCGCGATCCGCGACAAGGGCGTCTCGATCTGGCTCAAGGCGGATTTCGACACCCTCTATGCCCGCGTCCGCCGCAAGAGCGGCCGCCCGCTGCTCAACACCGCCGATCCCGAGGCGACCCTGCGCGCCCTTCTCGAAAAGCGCGACCCGGTGTTCGCCCAAGCCGACCTCGTGGTCCGCTCCCTCGACGCCCCCCACGATCATGTGGTGCAGGCTTTGATCGATGCCCTCGCCGCCCGCGTCGCGGCGGAGACGGCGCCAGCCGAAGCCGTCGCGCCCCCGGAGATTGCCCCGTGACCGCTTCCCCCGCGCCCCTCGCCACCGACGGTGCCCCGCTCGTCGTGCCCGTGCCGCTCGCCGGCAAGGCCTACGATATCCTGATCGGTCCGGGCCTCGTCGCCCGCGCCGGTGCCGAGATCGCCGCGCGCTTCGGCGCGGTCGCGGTCACCATCGTCACCGACGAGGCGGTGGCCGCACATCATCTCGGCCCCCTCGCCGAGAGCTTCGCCGCGGCCGGCCTCGCCCATGAGAGCGTCGTGCTGCCGCCCGGCGAGCAGACCAAGAGCTTCGCCTCGCTCGAGCACGTCGTCGATGCCGTCCTCGCCCAGCGGCGCGAACGCGGCGACCTCGTCGTCGCCCTCGGCGGCGGCGTGATCGGCGACCTCGCCGGCTTCGTCGCGGCGATCGTCCGGCGCGGCATGCGCTTCGTCCAGATCCCGACGACGCTGCTCTCCCAGGTCGATTCCTCGGTCGGCGGCAAGACCGGCATCAACACGCCGCGCGGCAAGAACCTGGTCGGCGCCTTCCACCAGCCGAGCCTGGTGCTCGCGGACACCGCGACGCTCACCACGCTGTCGCCCCGGCATGTGCGCGCCGGCTATGCCGAGATCGCCAAATACGGCCTGATCGACGATCCCGATTTGTTCGCCTGGCTCGAGGCGAACCACGGCGCCGTGACCGGGCTCGACCCGGCCGCGCTCGCCCACGCGGTGGCGGCGAGCTGCCGGGCGAAGGCCCGGGTCGTCGTCGAGGACGAGTTCGAGACCGAGGGCGCCCGCGCCCTCCTCAATCTCGGCCACACCTTCGGCCACGCGCTGGAGACGGCGACCGGCTACGGCGAGCGGCTGATCCACGGCGAGGCGGTGGCGATCGGCGTCGCCCTCGCCTTCCGCTTTTCCGCGCAGCTCGGCCTCTGCCCGCCGGAGGATGCCGCCCGCGTCGCCGCGCACCTTCACGCCGCCGGCCTGCCGACCCGGCTTTCCGACGTGCCGGGCGACCTGCCGGACGATGCCGCCTTGGTCGCCCTGATGGCCCAGGACAAGAAGGTGAAGCGCGGCAAGCTCACCTTCATCCTGGCGCGCGGCATCGGCCAGAGCTTCATCGCCAACGACGTCGATCCGGCGGCGGTGACGGCCTTCCTCGGCACCGAACGGGGGCGCTGATGGGACCCGGGCTCGCCGTCGCGCTCGCCGCGGTCGCAGCCCTCGCCATCACCCTCGCGTCGGCCGGCGCGGGGCGCCTGCTCCGCGACCGCGCGAAAAGGCGGCGGCGGGCCGCCCCGGATCTTCCGCCCGCCCCGGGACCCGAACGCGCCGAGGACGCCCCGCCCCTGATGCCGACACGGCTCGACGCGCTCTCCCGTCTCGACGACCTCACCGTCGGCGAGGCGATGGTCCACCGCACCAACATGCAGCTCGTCAACGCCGACGATCCGCCGGCCCGCATCGTCGAGGAGGCGCTGGCGAGCCCCTATACCCGGCTGCCCCTGTGGCGCGGCGAGCCGGAAAACATCGTCGGCGTGCTCCACGCCAAGGATCTCTTCCGCGCCTATCACGCGGTCGGCGGCGATCTCGCCCGCCTCGATCCAGTGCGCCATGCGGCGCCGCCCTGGTTCGTGCCGGATCACGTCAGCCTACGCGATCAGCTCAACGCCTTCCTCAAGCGCAAGAACCACTTCGCCATCGTCGTCGATGAATATGGGGAGGTGATGGGCCTCCTTACCCTGGAGGACATCCTCGAGGAGATCGTGGGCGACATCGCCGACGAGCACGATCCCGTCGTGCTCGGCGTGCGCCCGGACCCGGACGGCTCGGTGACGGTCGACGGCGGCGTGCCGATCCGCGATCTGAACCGGACCCTCGGCTGGCACCTGCCGGACGGCGAGGCGACCACGCTCGCCGGCCTCGTCATCCACGAAGCCCGCATGATCCCCGAGGAGCGGCAGGCCTTCACCTTCCACGGCTTCCGCTTTCTGGTGCTGAAGCGGGACCGCAACCGCTTGGCGCTGATCCGCATCACGCCGGTCGCCGGCGACGCCCCGCTGCCGGCCCGCCGGGGCTGAGGCAAAGCCGGCGCTCAGGCGCGTTCCGGCGCGGACTCGATCGCGACGATCTCGGCCGGCCCGGCCGGCAGCGTCACCTCGTCGCCGATCTCGCGGCCCATCAGCCGGCGGGCGACCGGGGCGGTCCAGCCGATGCGGCCGGCGGTCGGGTCGGCCTCGTCCTCGCCGACGATGCGGAAGGTGCGCCGGGCGCCGGCCTCCGTCTCGACCGTGACGGCGACGCCGAAGGTCACGGCGGCGCCGCCCGGCGGATCGACCGGCTCAGCATTGGCGCGGCGCGTCGTCCAATAACGCAGATCCCGCGAGGCCCGGGCGATGCCGGCCCGGTCGCCGGCGGCGGTCGCGCTCGTCAGCGCCTCGCGGCCCGCCGCGATCTCGGCCTCGATCAAAGCGAGGCCGCGGCGGGTGACGAGGTTGCGCTCGGGGCTGACCGGGCGCTCCGGCAGATCCTCGGCGCCGTCGGATTCCTTGACGAAGGCACGACTCATCGGTCCATCCCTGATGGCGGCGGCCGCGGGCCGCGGGCCGGTCTCGTGTCCAGAGTGTCTTGCATCGAATGTCGCGCGCCCGGGCGGATCGACGTCCCGGGCGACCTCTCCCTGTAACACGCTCCCCTGAGCCGGCTCAACGTTACCACCCGTGCTGGCTGTAGGACCGGGCGGCCGCGCGCCGCGAGACGGCACGCCGGGGGCGGTGGTCACGAACGCCGGCAGAGAGGCCGGCAAGGAACGCTGGCAAGGAACGCTGGAAAGAGGGCGCCGCTTACCCTTAAGAAGAAGGCGGCGCCCTTGTTCCTCCCTCCCCCCGCTTCGATGTCCTTTTCCGCCGTTCTCGTTCTGCTCGTGCCGGTGTTCGGCCTGATGGGCCTCGGCTGGGCCGCCGCGGCGAGCCGCACGCTGCCGGTGTCGGTGGGCGACGCGCTCGGGAGCTATGCGGCGACGATCGCGCTGCCCGTTCTCCTGTTCCGCGCGCTCGCCACGGCGCACTTCCCCCCGGTCTCGCCGTGGCCGCTGTGGATCACCTACTTCACCGGGGTCACCGTCGCCTGGGGCTCGGCCATCTCGCCTATCGCCGACTCTTCAAGGGCGACGCCCGGCTCGGCATCGTCGCCGGCGTCTCCTCGGCCTTTTCCAACACCGCGATGATCGGCATCCCCCTCGTCTTCACGGCCTATGGGCCGCGGGGCGACGCACCGCTCCTTTTTCTGCTCTCCATCCACCTGCCGGTGATGACGATCGCGGCGACCTTGATGTTCGAGCGCATCGAGATGGCCGAGGCGGGCCACGGGCGGATGCCGTGGGGCCATTTCGCCCGTCGCGTCTCCCTCAACATCGTGCGCAACCCGATCGCGATCGGCATCGCGGCCGGCGCCCTCGCCCGCTGGGCCGGCCTCTCCCTCGACGGCCCGTTCGGCACCATCGTGCGCGAGCTCGCCGACACCGCGGTGCCGTGCGCCCTGTTTGCGCTCGGCATGAGCCTCAAGCGCTACGGCCTGCGCGACCATCTCGGCGCGAGCAGCGTCATCGTCGTCCTGAAGCTCGTGGTGATGCCGGCCGTGGTGCTGGTGATGGCGCGCTACGTGTTCGGCCTGCCGCCGGTGTGGACGGGCGTCGCGACCGTGGTCGCCGGGGCCTCCACCGGGGTCAACGCCTACCTGATCGCGAGCCGCGCCGGCGCCGGCGTCGGCCTCGCCTGCAACGCCATCACCCTCTCCACCGTCGCCGCCACCCTGACGACCGGCTTCTGGCTCTCGCTCGCCGGAGGTGGGTGAGGGGGACGCCGTGCTTTGCGGGACACCGTGCTTTGCGGCGGCCACCCCACCCCGGCGCTCCGCGCCGACCCTCCCCCTGGCAGGGGAGGGTGGGGCGCCGTGTTTGAATTGGCAGCCTGCTCAAACATTTAAGTGGGAGCACCCACCCTCCCCTGCCAGGGGAGGGTCGGCGGCCGAAGGCCGGCGGGGTGGGGTGCGGGCCACAAACACGCCGCCCACCGCCCGCCGCATACACCCCCTCACAGCCCCACCATCGCCCGCACCTCCGCCGCCGTGAGGCCGGCGGCGCGCAGGGCGGCGAGGCTGGTGTCGCCGCGGGATTTCGAGAGCTTGCGGCCGTCGTCGCCGAGAATCAGGCGATGGTGGTGATAGAGGGACGCCGGCAGGCCGAGCAGGGCCTGAAGCAGGCGGTGGACGCTCGTGGCGGCGAAGAGATCGCGTCCGCGGACGACGTGGGTGACACCCTGAAGGGCGTCGTCGACCACGACGGAGAGGTGGTAGCTCGTCGGCACCTCCTTGCGGGCGAGCACGACGGGCCCCCACGCGGCCGGATCGGCGGCGATCCGCCCCGTCTCGCCGTGCGGCCCCGCGCCGGTCTCGTCCCAGAAGAGAGCTTCGCCCCCCGCGCCGCCGAGGCGGGCGAGCGCCGCCGGGAGGTCGAGCCGCAGAGCGCTCGGCGCGCCGAGCCGACGTCGCGACGCGATCTCGTCGGCCGGGAGCATCGCCGCATCCCCGGGAAAGAGCGGCGCGCCGTCCGGATCGCGAGGCACGCTCTCGCCCGTCCCCGCCGCCGCGGCCGCCCACTCGGCGATCTCGCGGCGCGTCGCATAGGAGGGCGCGACGACGCCCAGGGCCGAAAGTCGGTCGAGGGCAGCGCGATAGGCGTCGAAATGCTCCGATTGCCGGCGCACCGGGCTCTCCCACGTGAGGCCGAGC includes:
- the aroB gene encoding 3-dehydroquinate synthase yields the protein MTASPAPLATDGAPLVVPVPLAGKAYDILIGPGLVARAGAEIAARFGAVAVTIVTDEAVAAHHLGPLAESFAAAGLAHESVVLPPGEQTKSFASLEHVVDAVLAQRRERGDLVVALGGGVIGDLAGFVAAIVRRGMRFVQIPTTLLSQVDSSVGGKTGINTPRGKNLVGAFHQPSLVLADTATLTTLSPRHVRAGYAEIAKYGLIDDPDLFAWLEANHGAVTGLDPAALAHAVAASCRAKARVVVEDEFETEGARALLNLGHTFGHALETATGYGERLIHGEAVAIGVALAFRFSAQLGLCPPEDAARVAAHLHAAGLPTRLSDVPGDLPDDAALVALMAQDKKVKRGKLTFILARGIGQSFIANDVDPAAVTAFLGTERGR
- a CDS encoding LysR family transcriptional regulator; the protein is MDRLEAMKLLVAVTEKGSFTAASRDLQVPLATLSRKVADLEAALGARLLVRTTRTLSLTEAGTAYVAAARRILEQVEEAERTAAGEFTAPRGELVLTAPVLFGRLHVLPIVADFLAAFAEIDVRLVLADRNLRLVDDHVDMGVRIGPLADSTMVATRIGTMRTVTCASPAFLAARGRPGQPADLTAMPCVAFDGPMATPAWRYRMPDGNLAEIPVRPRLSVTTAEAAAEAAVRGVGITRLLHYQVAGAVAAGALILLLEPFEPEPLPVHLVHAAHGQMPLKMRSFLDFAVPRLRRALTRLARGSGERDPALTDDIGKA
- a CDS encoding AEC family transporter, yielding MVAGVSSAFSNTAMIGIPLVFTAYGPRGDAPLLFLLSIHLPVMTIAATLMFERIEMAEAGHGRMPWGHFARRVSLNIVRNPIAIGIAAGALARWAGLSLDGPFGTIVRELADTAVPCALFALGMSLKRYGLRDHLGASSVIVVLKLVVMPAVVLVMARYVFGLPPVWTGVATVVAGASTGVNAYLIASRAGAGVGLACNAITLSTVAATLTTGFWLSLAGGG
- the gluQRS gene encoding tRNA glutamyl-Q(34) synthetase GluQRS, which encodes MPDSPPPPVFRFAPSPNGRLHLGHALSALLNAEMARAAGGRFLLRIEDIDGTRTRPEFEAGIYEDLAWLGLTWESPVRRQSEHFDAYRAALDRLSALGVVAPSYATRREIAEWAAAAAGTGESVPRDPDGAPLFPGDAAMLPADEIASRRRLGAPSALRLDLPAALARLGGAGGEALFWDETGAGPHGETGRIAADPAAWGPVVLARKEVPTSYHLSVVVDDALQGVTHVVRGRDLFAATSVHRLLQALLGLPASLYHHHRLILGDDGRKLSKSRGDTSLAALRAAGLTAAEVRAMVGL
- a CDS encoding AEC family transporter translates to MFLPPPASMSFSAVLVLLVPVFGLMGLGWAAAASRTLPVSVGDALGSYAATIALPVLLFRALATAHFPPVSPWPLWITYFTGVTVAWGSAISPIADSSRATPGSASSPASPRPFPTPR
- a CDS encoding pyridoxamine 5'-phosphate oxidase family protein, with protein sequence MSYGFLDIATTPSVRAAQAAMGSDHLWDGGPDRDFDRFGPDEAAFIAARDSFYMATVSETGWPYVQHRGGPRGFLKVVDDRTLAFADFRGNRQYISTGNIMAGDRACLFLMDYPHRARLKIYVHAEIVPLEADPALAALVATPTYRGRAERIFRLTLAAFDWNCSQHITPRFTTEEVAAAIRRRDGSVIGVGDDPGLAEGLRARVAALEAENAALTARLAAQTNDPK
- a CDS encoding GreA/GreB family elongation factor, with protein sequence MSRAFVKESDGAEDLPERPVSPERNLVTRRGLALIEAEIAAGREALTSATAAGDRAGIARASRDLRYWTTRRANAEPVDPPGGAAVTFGVAVTVETEAGARRTFRIVGEDEADPTAGRIGWTAPVARRLMGREIGDEVTLPAGPAEIVAIESAPERA
- a CDS encoding shikimate kinase translates to MNAAPLVPGETARAIGRWLNSRSLVLVGMPGAGKTTIGRRLAQALGLSFVDADQEIERAAAMPIPEIFAIHGEPAFRDGEKRVIARLLDEGPSVLATGGGAFMAEETRAAIRDKGVSIWLKADFDTLYARVRRKSGRPLLNTADPEATLRALLEKRDPVFAQADLVVRSLDAPHDHVVQALIDALAARVAAETAPAEAVAPPEIAP
- a CDS encoding nuclear transport factor 2 family protein translates to MTDQRPPLPPFTLESATQKVRLAEDGWNSRDPARVALAYTTDTRWRNRAEFVEGREAVVAFLARKWARELDYRLIKELWAFRDNRIAVRFAYEWHDDSGHWFRSYGNENWEFDENGLMRRRLASINDLPIRDADRLYRWPLGRRPDDHPGLGDLGL